In the genome of Coraliomargarita algicola, one region contains:
- a CDS encoding sigma-54 dependent transcriptional regulator: protein MSHAPITPKVLVIDDDNDLRYSLKRVLSGRQYEVLEAASGEEGLSMAEQHNPHVILLDNRMGGMSGMEALQHLRGINPNAMIILMTAYGTTQTTIEAMKFGAFDYIMKPFDLKKILTLTESAIAASKDLDKAGKEEAAPAVSNEDIEGGIIGSSSAMQEVFKMIGQVAASDVTVMVTGESGTGKELIARAIYQNSLRAQKPYIAVNCAAIPENLIESELFGHEKGSFTGATNQRIGKFELCDGGTIFLDEIGDMALTTQTKILRALQEGEIQRVGSSETIKVNVRMLAATNKPLEEMVKDKTFREDLYYRLNVVRIQLPPLRERKEDVPKLIDFVLKRLARDSKADTKSISPEALALLNQYRWPGNVRELENLIYRSAVLAQGDMILIKDLPQEVVKAIHAASPSAAPEPSTTEVEPVAEDAVVEVAPQETMETAAVAERVPAPDPTTLLGQPLPDPYDAVYQALRDSHDTNILEHAERALIARALGESGGKQVRAAEILGMTRATLRKRIDQYDLG, encoded by the coding sequence ATGAGTCACGCACCTATCACGCCTAAAGTTCTCGTTATCGATGATGATAACGATCTCCGCTATTCATTAAAACGCGTCCTTTCCGGGCGTCAGTACGAGGTGCTCGAAGCGGCCAGCGGCGAAGAAGGCTTGAGCATGGCGGAGCAGCACAATCCACACGTCATCCTGCTGGATAATCGTATGGGAGGCATGAGTGGAATGGAGGCCTTACAGCATCTGCGCGGGATCAATCCAAATGCGATGATCATTTTGATGACGGCCTATGGCACCACTCAGACCACGATTGAGGCCATGAAGTTCGGAGCTTTCGATTACATCATGAAGCCCTTCGATCTGAAAAAGATCCTCACCTTGACCGAGTCGGCCATCGCGGCGTCGAAGGATTTGGATAAGGCGGGCAAAGAAGAGGCCGCTCCGGCCGTTTCAAATGAAGATATCGAGGGCGGCATTATCGGAAGCTCTTCCGCGATGCAGGAAGTTTTTAAAATGATCGGTCAAGTCGCCGCCAGCGATGTCACCGTGATGGTGACTGGTGAGAGTGGCACCGGTAAGGAGCTGATCGCTCGTGCTATTTATCAAAATAGTCTGCGTGCCCAGAAGCCCTATATCGCAGTCAATTGCGCAGCGATTCCGGAAAATTTGATCGAGAGCGAGCTCTTCGGCCATGAAAAAGGCTCTTTCACTGGTGCGACCAATCAACGTATCGGTAAGTTCGAACTCTGTGATGGAGGCACGATTTTCCTCGATGAGATTGGCGACATGGCGTTGACCACTCAGACCAAAATCCTGCGCGCCCTACAAGAAGGCGAGATTCAACGCGTCGGCAGCAGCGAGACCATCAAGGTCAACGTCCGCATGCTGGCGGCCACGAATAAGCCGCTGGAAGAAATGGTCAAAGACAAGACCTTCCGCGAAGACCTTTATTACCGTCTTAATGTCGTTCGCATTCAATTGCCGCCGCTGCGTGAGCGCAAAGAGGATGTGCCGAAACTGATCGACTTCGTGTTGAAGCGCCTCGCCCGTGACAGCAAGGCCGACACCAAGTCCATTTCGCCCGAAGCACTGGCCCTGCTCAATCAATATCGCTGGCCAGGCAACGTGCGCGAACTCGAGAATCTCATTTACCGCAGCGCAGTGCTGGCGCAGGGCGACATGATTCTGATCAAAGATCTGCCACAAGAAGTCGTGAAGGCGATCCATGCCGCGTCTCCATCGGCCGCGCCTGAGCCATCTACCACCGAAGTCGAGCCTGTTGCGGAAGACGCAGTCGTTGAAGTCGCCCCTCAGGAAACTATGGAAACTGCGGCAGTGGCCGAGCGAGTGCCTGCACCCGACCCTACAACCCTGTTGGGGCAGCCACTTCCCGATCCCTATGATGCCGTTTACCAGGCATTACGTGATTCGCATGATACCAACATTTTGGAACATGCCGAACGTGCACTGATTGCCCGTGCACTTGGAGAGTCCGGTGGGAAGCAAGTTCGCGCCGCTGAAATACTCGGGATGACACGTGCGACCTTGCGTAAGCGGATCGATCAATACGATCTCGGATAG